The DNA region TGGAAACATGTGCTGCACATCAGGCACAGAAACGCGCccaggagaaagaagttgatcATTATGTAGTCGGACATCGTGGTCGTGGGGAACTGCGGGATGAGAAACAGATCTGTGAAAAACATCAGCATCACCAAATAAGTCCCGCTTGGGATTAAGTGCGTATAGATGTTGACAGTCTCGTTGTGGAAGTAGGTCAGGGACTCAAAGCACTTCTTCATTGAGTTTGTCTCCCGCACATACCCCGCTAAAATCTTATCGTTGTCACGCTGCCAGTCGggcagctcttcgaagCAACAGAGACCGTTCTTTCCGGGTGCCGTTGCGCCGGAAGTGCCGGCTTTGCCTTTGTTTGGAGCGCACTGCTGCCGTCTTTGGCGAAGCGTATACGTAGAACTCATTGCGCACTACTATTTTTATGGTTTCCCACGGGCCCTGCGTTTTTTAACCTTGAGTCGTGAGAGCTCCGGTTCAGCGATGCGCTTCTTATAGTCATTCCATGCAAACAGCTatgttttttgttgagttttCGTATATTGAGTTACGAAAACTGAGTTAGTTAGTTGGAAGGCAGACCAGCGACGTGCCGCCGGTCTCGCGGCAGGGAGAACGAGCAACCTGTTGGGTTTGCTGCATGTATTTAGTTGGGAGCGCGGATTCGAATATTTGAGAAGGTTGTCAGCTCTGCAGACTCTGTAGTGGAATTTAAAAAAGTTGAACAAAAGTCGAGGGGACAAATGTGTAATAGAGACGGCGCAGTTTTGAGGGGACTTGCTTCAAGAGATTGCATGGCGAAGGGcttttggttttgttctCTGCATTATTTCGGGGTCCGGGACGCACGGCGTTGATCTCAAAGGCTCAGAACTTTAAAGATTGAGTTACTGAGTTAATGTCGTGAAATTTAGCTGTGAAGTGTGCCGAAGCGACAACTGGAGCACGAGGTGTTGACACCGATAGCCACACGGTTGGGCATGATCAAAACACCATGCTGGTATCTTCCTTAGCATAGAGGAAGaaagtttgtttttttcagaATTGAAATCAGGGCCCCAGCGTCACACCAGAGCTGGAAGTCCGTATGGCGCGGCCTGCTACCGCCCTAAAATAGGATCTGCCGCAGGTTTTATCAATACGAATATGGCTGGTCACAGCTGCGTTGGAGGAGTAACATTCTAGGAATCGGGCGTGCTGCTCTGGGATCTCCGGAAGGCGGCAAGTCTGCGTCGCACCCCGGGATGAAGTCATACACCGCCAGTTTAGACGTACCGAAGTCTTTGGTCGTAAGTACTAGCATGGTCTTCGGAAATTGTTCCTCACCGGGTCTCTCTCAACCGACTCAGTACTAAACTGCGAGGTTATGAACTCAGGGAAGATCAAAATGTCAGAGCCAGAATAGATTCAAAGGCTCGGGTGCGATGACGATTCTGTGCCAAAGTTCTAGCTCGCGGAACGGCAATGCCGCGCAGCTCCGCTTGTCTCCATTGAACGACtagatcacgtgctcgaGGTTACAGCAACCGACCAGTTGTTCTtgtatcacgtgatgttACCCCAGTCTGCTTCGGCGGCTAACGATTGCAGGCCTAGCAGGCGCACGTAGCACCATGGGCCACTGGAATTCCAACTGTAGTGTTCCCAACTTGTCTAGAACTGCTCTGTTTTTTCAGCGCCATGATATGATGCAAAGAGGAGTTTCGGTTgagcttctccagcttACAGCTCCACTGTAGATGGACAAGAGCTTGCTGTTCGCTCTCAGCTTGAGTTCCTGGGAGTCGTTCCTGATTGGCTGCTGTTAAGCTGTTAACACTAAAACTTCAGTGGCACTTCATGCGCCTGTGGGCATCTCACTTCTCTCGTTATATATCTAATAGCGATTATCAGAAGATATGCGCAGTGATCGGAAAACTTCCGCAGGATAAGAACAAATAATCGAACCACCGGCACTTGCTGAGTACCACAATTAGAATCTGAATATACAATCCTCTACAGCGGCAGTTTTGGTACGACTGTAACTCAGCTAGTTCCTCTGGTTACGGGTGTTTTGCTACAAAATGATATACAGCTGCAAATTACAGGCGAGAATCCcggcttttgtttcttcttgatgattCGAACTGAGAGAGTGCTGGTTGTGTTGTCTAGTGTTCTTATGTTGGCTGTCGCTAACTATCGCGAAGGGACCATTGCTCAAGCGAGAGCCGTGTCACTGCAACATCAGTGCACATCTGATCATGAGACAGACAGGGGGGCGAAACAAAGTCTGACAAGCCCGCACCAtcagtttttgattgtGGCAGCTCAGGGAAGTTTGCTTCTCCCTCCTGCAAGTTAATCCACGGTTTGCTGGCGTGTTTTTCGCGGAGCCCAGGCAATGATCCAGCGCTCGGCCTGTGaaatgagcttttgagcttcctGTAAAATTGCAAAATTCTTCCCCTGCGGGTTGTTGGTTCTGCCTCATCTCCAGAACTTAGCACTGAGCTGCAGAGCTTTTCGGCCGATGTCAGAGATAAACTATCCCGCCTGGGGTCTTCCTGCGTCTCCTGCAACCCGCTGAGACGCAGTAGGAAATCGAGCTGCTCTGTGTCATAGCTGACTTCTTTAGCTGTGTGCTTCTCGCATCCTGAAGCGCCTGCCCAGTCTTCTTTGGACGTTGACAGCCAGGAACGAATTCGTTTTCTAAACTTTGCCCGGCTCACATACTCGCcaacctcttcttcgaaattAGAGTTTACCAAAGCGCTCATTCGGTTATTCGCAAGGGGGATGCGCTTTCGGGATGCTAGCTTTTGAGTTTGCTAACCCAGCCAGAGTTGGTGTCAGCATTTGCAGTTTTCAACACAAAACGTCGTGCCAACACTTAACAAGAGaaatgaaaagaacaagggcCAGAATTTGATTATAAGCCCGATTACCAAAACCTTCATCGAACATGAGTGTTCTAGCCACTTCTCTTGCATGCTAAAGGCAGTTGGCGGTGGAAGATATCTACATGCTCTTGCACGAAAGAACCTCGAGTATTCCTCCTTTGGCTACAATTAAACCAGGCTTCAAATCACAGCAATTACAAAGGCTAAAGGGCAATCAAaaagacatcaaagaaagccAATTCGAAAGACCTGAGTTGCGCCATACATATGATCAATCAGAAGAGCCaatatttgtttttctcaGAATAAGATCCGCAACTCCTACGCTTCTTTAGTACATCATGTCTTTCAGGTTTGAAAGACCTCTAATTCCCGAAAACGAAACGGACGGTCATCACGACAGAACAACCCCCGGCTTCACGCTGCTACCACCTGAAAAAGACATGTCCACGCAGTCAGTTCCCGATAGTTTGCAGGCATCGAGAGGGTACAACTCGTCGCGTCACATCTACGGGCAAAATGTCCCTAGGCCGCCTTTGATGGAGAAGGCTCTGACCAATACTGACAAGTTCATACAAATTCATAACGGTGATTCGGGACAGCTGCGGTCGGACCAGAACGACGAAGCTATCAGTCTGAGCAGCGACGACAACAGCGCGGACACCTCAGGTTCTAACATGTctatcaaagaaatgacCATGAACGAGGCAATGCGCAGAAGGCAAGAGGAATGGGCAGAGCGGGGGGCCGCGAAGATTGTCAAGGAGGTGGTTAACCCTGAAACTGGCGTTACAGCTCGACACGTCATAAAAAAAGGGATCAAGGATTTCAAATTTGGTGAAGTTTTGGGCGACGGCTCCTATTCAACTGTTATGCTTGCGCGTTCTATTGACAGCGGGAAGAAGTACGCGGTAAAGGTTTTGAACAAGGAGTATTTGATCCGCCAAAAAAAGGTGAAATATGTTAACATTGAGAAGAACACATTACAGAGGCTCAACGACGGTAGAGGAATCATCAAGCTCTACTTcacttttcaagatgaaGCTAGCCTTTACTTCTTGTTAGAATACGCTCCAAATGGCGATTTCTTGTctgtcatcaaaaagtATGGCAGTTTGAACCAAGATTGTTCAGTTTATTACTCCGCACAGATTCTCGATGCAATCGACTATCTGCATCAAAAAGGTGTCATTCATAGAGACATCAAGCCAGAAAATATTCTTTTAGACAAGGACATGAAGGTCAAGTTGACTGACTTCGGTACCGCGAAGCTTGTGGAAAAAGACGAAACCACTCAGACGTACAACTTACTGGAAAGATCGAAGTCATTCGTAGGGACTGCCGAATATGTTTCTCCAGAGTTGTTGAATGACAACTATGTCGACTACAAATGTGATATTTGGGCATTTGGTTGCATCCTCTTTCAAATGATCGCGGGAAAGCCTCCTTTCAAAGCCACTAACGAATATCTCACATTTCAGAAAGTTATGAAAGTCCAATATGCATTTACAGCGGGGTTCCCACTGATTATAAGAGACCTGATAAAGCAGATCTTGGTCAAAAACCCGGAACAAAGGTTGGACACACTTCAGGTTAAAAAGCATcactttttcaaggacACAAACTTCCACGACGGCAGTGTTTGGGACACAGACCCTCCAGAGATTGCACCATACAAAATAACAGCGAAAGCTATGCAACCAGTTCCTgcattgaaagaagcaaagCCTCACCTTATTATCAACATGCCTAAGAAAACTCCGcgctcaagctcttcttctctgcCCACCACACCAGAGCCAACTCCtgacaacaaaaagccGGTAGCCTCCAAGCCTGCATCTGATGCGAGAACCGCTCAAATCTTGGAGAACGCAAAGCGTGAGATAAATAATAGGAGGCAGAACAACCGAAGGACCACCAGCGCCgcttctgctgctgcgcaagCCTTAATGAAAAAGGCGCCTAAATCTTCGCCAGCGACATCACTGTCAAAGCGAACGGACGCGTCTCAAGATGGTGCCCCTGGGAAAACTGCTTCACCAAGGCCTCCTCATACAGCGCCCGCTGCGCGTTCTTCCGATCGTGCCTTACCCTCTGCTGCTATTTCAACAGCCATGAATCTGGCACCAGCAGTGCCTCCGATGTCTAAAACTGATATATTATGGTCTTTTTACCTGAAGAGTCTCGACGAGAGAGTGTTAAAGATGGGAGAGCTTGAAATgactacttcaaaaacttcattCCTCGAAAAGCGCATCAGTAAGTCGGGCGCATCTTTAGTTGACCCAGAAAAGTCGTCACAGCGTACTACTTTACTTTCGCAAGTTGCACGTTCAGGTGGCGGCGTTACTGGCTTTCGGAATGAAAGTGCCAACAGCGTGCTTTCTGAAAAGGGTTACTACTTAGAATGGGATATCCCAGAAGACGTAGTAGCtgaccttttcaaaaagcctaCCACAGAGGATACTGAAACACATGCTGTTTCTAataagttcaagaagcttttccagGTTAAGGCAGAAGACACCGAAAAACCTGAGCTCTTGCCAGGTAGCGagtttttgaggaaagTTGCTGTTATAACCACATTTGGACGCTGTTTGATTTTTGTTAAGAGAAACAAACTGCAGCCTGAGACCaatcttttctttgacctcGAATACGATATCAATCTGTCCCAAAAAGGaaccaaaatcaaagaaattgtGGGAGGGAGACCCCAGGATACAAAGGAGATGAACTTCGTGATTGAAACGCCTTTCAAGTCGttcattttcaagtgtGACACAAGCGACACTACGTGGTTGCCATCCTTGACAAAAAGCGTCAAATTGAACCACGACCGGTTATTActgaaaaacaaagctGAGGATCCTAGTGGTATAGCTAGCAGAGCGGCGCAACTTGCAAGCCCTGGACTCGCATCGACCGCTTCATTTGGAAGTGAAGCATCGTCAACTTTTGTACGAGCTTCGCCTAAGTCTCCATCTGTACCCAAATCTTCTTCCCTTACCAAGTCAccatcaaagagctcattTGCTTTATCTGCCTCGCTCAACTCTGCAGGCGGGAAGCAGGAGCGGCTTTTCGACACTTTTGTTAGCTCAAAGGGCAAGCAGGGCAAGAAACTTGCGAAGCCAGTTCCTCTTTCTGGAAAACTTGTGAACGGCCTTCCAACTGAGTCTCTTTTGAATGACAACCATAGCATGCAGCCCGACTTTTCTGCGAAGAATGGGCACTCCATTGGCGGGAACTCAAGAGTTATTTCCGGTAAAAGTTCACGGATGCTCGCGAGGTCGGACAGGCCACTAAGAAGGTGAGTTTAATGTATCGAATGCTCGAAGTTGACTGGTGAGCTTTTATATCTTTAATTAAAGTCACCCTGCTGCGCAGGGCGGTAAATCTACAATATACAGAGAAATGTTCTTTGCTTTGGCAAGGAATTCGGAGCTTTGCGACAGGCAACGTCTGCGCTCTTGCAGGGGCCTCAATTCTCTCTCATCGAGGATTccaacaagaaaaacgcATTTCATTGTGGACAACTTTTTACCTTGGGATTTCGATCAGAATGAATCCCACACAGACCCATTTCGAAgccaagcttcaaagttagAGGTAACGCAAGAATACCATGATAGTTGACCGACAGAGCAGCCTTTCTTCATGGTGAAGTAACACTTTGTGGAAGACAGGAGCATTAACTGAATTTATTCGCTCTCATTTGTACTCACCTCGTCGCTTTCAGCTTCACTGTCCTCGTCGCTTTCAGCTTCACTGTCCTCGTCGCTTTCatcctccagctcttcgacGATAACTTTGTACCCctctttctcaagaaaGGCCTGTAttgtttcaagctttccaggGTGACAACTTATGAAAACACTCGATGTGTTGGCGTCGAAGATGCTTGTGAAATACTTCGCGAGCGCTGCTTGAATGTCAGAAACAGTTACCATCCCTAACCTTTGCAGGAAAGCCTGGTTGAAATCTGGACCTCTTTTCCGACAATAGTCATCAATATATTTCATCAATGCGGCTGAGAAGTAATCTGATTCAGCTGTTGCAATTCCATTTATAATACTACTCATAGCACCCTGTAGTAATTGCGGCTCAATATCACATTTGCCGGAGGCATAGTCGTTGACTATATTTCTTGCAGTTTTGTAACATTCAATGACATCTGCTCCGCGATAGACTGAAAACCCAATTGCATCGGATTCGGACATTTTAACAATATTTGCCCCGTAAGCTAAACCCGAGCCACGGATTCCTTTCCAAAATGGCCCTTCGACACACTCCAAGTATTCAGCAGCTAGACATAAAGTCGCATAGTCTGGGTGAGAATAATCATTGCCAAGATCAAGCTTAGTTGCAGTTGTCATATATGATGACTCAGATGCAGGTGTTGTGATAATATGAGCAACACCTTTAGGATGGTTCCCGAGAGGAGAAAGGCAATCAATTAGGCGAGGGACAGGAGGAACATCAGTAATAGCAGATTTTCCCTTGCTTGCTCTGGCAGCTACGGGCAGCCAAGGCTCATAAACATTGTTTAGCTTTTCGATATCACCAAATATCAAAATATGGTAAGAGTGCAGGTCGGCAACCATTTGATCTCTCATTGCATTCAGCTGAGGCAATACTTCCTTTTTAAATTTTCCGTCATCAATATCGTCCAATATATCCTCGATTATTTCTTCCACGAACAATGCATCTGttgatttcttcattgttCTTGCGGTATAAAAGTGTCTATCGAACAAAGAACGAACCATAGATtcgccttctcttttgatttcaacAATGGAGCtcaaatatttttcaagcaaaacGCGCACTCTCTTTTCATCAAATACCATGTCAAAGAGGCAGTGCTTAATCCATTTTACAGCGTTTTCGTAATCCGCATTCTTACACGAAATCTGGATCTCGAGCAAGTCGGGAAAACTCCGGCTTGGGCCCAAGGATATTTGAGAGTCAACAGTTTCCGATTTTAGAGCTGAGACCAcgctttcaaagctgaTGATAGATCCATCTTCAGCTTTCATAGGCATGGAGAACAATTCACAGATAACATGGTACAAAGGAAGCAGAGTGACATCCTTGACTTTGGCCGAGTTCAGCAAAACACGAAGTTCGATAAACTGGGATGGAAACTGTTCCAGGCGGAGGAAGAAAGGAAAGTTTTCTGGCTTAGACTTCAGGATTCTTTGAGCCAATGGGCTCTCTGTGACCTCTTTTGTGCTGGAAACAGTGGACACACCTTCTGTGCTGATGAAGTCCACACTTTTCTCTGGCTCTTCTATCACGAATTCTCTTAGAAGATCAGATGGTACTTCAACTGAGTTGTGGCGGATGGCCTCTTCAAGCCTTTCCTTGAGCATCTCTTTGCCCTTCTTTCCCAGTTTCTGTTCCGCTTGCTTGGTTCTCTCCTCTTTCTCGTCCTGCAAGCGCTTGTAAAGCTCCATGCTTGGTTTCCCCAGAACGATGACGGGATGGTTTTTAATGAAtactttcttcaacagaTTCTGCCACTCGTCCACGGTCCAGCTGGAGAGAACATCGAAATCTTTCAGATCTTTGATGCTCTGTTCAAGAATCTCGCCGCTCTCATCACCGTAGAGGAAGTCTGTTATACACGTTTGACTTAGCAACGTACACCCATTTTTCTCACAGTCCATGACATAGTCccatttgccattttcAAGGACCTGTCTAATGCGGGATATATCAATCTTGTGGCTCTTCAAGATGTCAAGCACTTTCTCCTTTGCCTCGCCCAGTCGCTTGACAGGGACTCCGTGAAAGTTCAGATTCATGATTGTGCGCATGAAGTCGTCTGTCCAGTAGTCTGCAAAGTTTGCATATGGATCATCTATCTCAACCAGTTGGCTGTTGAAAGGCGCAAGCGCAGTTTTGGTGAAGTAGTCCATCAATATAGAGACGGCAAGATCTTCGAGGTGCGAAGAGTAGGGCTCGGCAATCCAAGACATTAGAATCTCACCCTGGGACTCATCTGTTTCAGGGAATTCGATTTCTGTCTCAATAGTCTGCGTCCTCTTGACGGGAATTTGAGATTCTTTGCTGTCGAGGAAGGGCCTGCGGCGGTCGCCCTTGAACTCAGGCAGCGTTTCATCGAACTGAGTCAGAATGCTCAGCAGTTCGTCTTCAGGAACGTTACCGCAGATGATAAGACAGAGATTCTCGGGTGAGTACATGTCTTTGTGGAATTGCCTGATTTCTTCGTTGGTCAAGTGTCTTAGCTGGCTGGTGAGGCCGCCGGTCTCAGAACGGTAGCCGCTTCCTTCAGGGAACATCTGTCTCTGTTTCTCGAGCATAGTGATGAACCAGCTTTGAGACTCTATACCCTCCATCTCGCTGAACACCACACCTTTCTCCTGCAAGTCTTCTGGGTCGACGTGGTAAACCTCAGTCGTGCAGGCATCATCCGTGATGGTTGGGTGAAGAACGTGGTCTAGATATACTGGAAggagcttcttgaacccTTGCCAGCCCGCAGATGTTAGTGTATATACAGTCTGGTCCGTTGCCGTCCACGCGTTCGTCGAAGACATGCACAAGTTGCCCGCAGTGTCTAGTAGACCCTTGTAAGGGAACTTCTTAGACCCCATGAATATCAAATGCTCCAGCGTATGGGGCACACCGGAGTCTGTAGGACATTCGGTCGCCACCGCGAAATAACCCTGCACCAGCGGGGACgccttgttgttgatgtggACGAGTTGAAGCCGCGTGCGCGGCGACACGTACTTGGCTAGGTGGTACTGCGGAGCGTACTCAACCTGGAAAGATAcgagcttgttgaacgCCATTTTTgttgctcttttttgccaCAGTGCGCCTTCCTCAGGAGTGTAACGTTGATTGAAAAGTCTTGTTAGCGATCGAGGAGcgaaatttcaagaatatCGGCCGCGAAAGTTCAGACATGTCGATTCAAATCATTAGGGAGCCTCAGCACCGCCAGCCGTTGTTACTTTCCTATGCAAGAATATCGGCGTAGGAGTACTTTGTTCAGAAGGACCCTGCTGTGCGCAGACAAAGCGTAGCCTTGCCCTGCAGCGAGACCAGCAAGCACTATCCCGAAACTTCTACATTCTACAAATCCACTAGCACATTGATCAGATATCTATACGTTTTCTTCCTTGAGAATCAGAAGTCTAACGTCTAAAATTGTATTTTATATCATCATTAAAGGCTAtccagcttgttgaaaCGCGTCACGGTAGCTTCAATCAGCTCGCATTTCCAAATGCGATGTCCTTTTAATGCGTACCTAGACTGCGAGTCGCGCTCAACGGCGCTGCTTGGACCCAGTGGAAACCGCTACGCTGAGACGTTTATTCCCTGGACTATTAAAAACTGTTCATTAAGAGATGAAGTAAATATTATTGAGCGAGATGGCTAAAAATCTGgtgaaatttttttcagagTTGTTCACGTGATAAGCACGTGAATCAGTGGTTGAGGGCTTGCGAGTTAGGGCTAAAACCTCGAATTCCAAACAGCGCGGATGCCCTAGTCATATCAGCTCGACTTTGCCTTCCATTATGAGCTCCCTGACGACGTTGTAGCGCATCACGTAGATACCGCCGACCGTGAGTTCGACCTCTTCGCGCAGTCCTTGGATCATAACGTTGTAAAAGCACTGGCCGTCCGGGCCGACCTCGAGCGCCGGGTCAGGGTCCCGTGGGGAACTGGGCCCGCGAACGTAGACGAAAACGAAGCGGTCCCATTCGGGTTCCTCGACCATCTTTACGCTACCCTCGTTGTCGTCCACGGCCTGCAGCTCGGGCGGCATGTGACGCAGAATGGTgttgttgagcagtttgaGAAGGATCGCTGAGTGCCGCTCATGGTACTCCAGCTCCTGCCGCGAGAGTAGGCCACTAAGCGGAACCATGCGCTCGTTATCCTGCGCCAGTTGTCGCAGGTACAAGCTATACTTGTCTACCTTCGCGAGACGGCAGCGCACGTAGCTGCGCAGCACAAACTTGAGCCTTTCTAGGTCCGCCTCCATGCACAGCAGCGGCAGTTTGTTGAGCACATTGCTGTTGCTCCCGCTGTCGCCAGCCGCGTCGTTATCTTCCTCGCCAAGGGTCTCCAGGTATCCCATCGAAATGCATTCTATgtgttccagctgctcttgcACACGGCGCAGCATGCGGGCCATGAGCGCGTGCGGGTACGGCAGGAGTTCCGGACTCAGCCGCTCGTTTCTCCAGTGTGTCATCAGCGCTTCAAAGTCTCGCACAGGCGAGACTGCGGCCCCGCCCGCTTTGTCGCTCCCCGGCACATCGCTCCCAAATACGGTTGTGTCGTTTTGACCCTGCGACGTGAGAGTCTGGTCTACAGCCGTCGTGTCTCTGTCTAAGTCTGCTAGGATGTCATCGATGTCGATGTTCATGTCGTGA from Lachancea thermotolerans CBS 6340 chromosome C complete sequence includes:
- a CDS encoding KLTH0C09526p (conserved hypothetical protein), translated to MSALVNSNFEEEVGEYVSRAKFRKRIRSWLSTSKEDWAGASGCEKHTAKEVSYDTEQLDFLLRLSGLQETQEDPRRDSLSLTSAEKLCSSVLSSGDEAEPTTRRGRILQFYRKLKSSFHRPSAGSLPGLREKHASKPWINLQEGEANFPELPQSKTDGAGLSDFVSPPCLSHDQMCTDVAVTRLSLEQWSLRDS
- the PKH1 gene encoding serine/threonine protein kinase PKH1 (similar to uniprot|Q12236 YOL100W Saccharomyces cerevisiae YOL100W PKH2 Serine/threonine protein kinase involved in sphingolipid-mediated signaling pathway that controls endocytosis), with amino-acid sequence MSFRFERPLIPENETDGHHDRTTPGFTLLPPEKDMSTQSVPDSLQASRGYNSSRHIYGQNVPRPPLMEKALTNTDKFIQIHNGDSGQLRSDQNDEAISLSSDDNSADTSGSNMSIKEMTMNEAMRRRQEEWAERGAAKIVKEVVNPETGVTARHVIKKGIKDFKFGEVLGDGSYSTVMLARSIDSGKKYAVKVLNKEYLIRQKKVKYVNIEKNTLQRLNDGRGIIKLYFTFQDEASLYFLLEYAPNGDFLSVIKKYGSLNQDCSVYYSAQILDAIDYLHQKGVIHRDIKPENILLDKDMKVKLTDFGTAKLVEKDETTQTYNLLERSKSFVGTAEYVSPELLNDNYVDYKCDIWAFGCILFQMIAGKPPFKATNEYLTFQKVMKVQYAFTAGFPLIIRDLIKQILVKNPEQRLDTLQVKKHHFFKDTNFHDGSVWDTDPPEIAPYKITAKAMQPVPALKEAKPHLIINMPKKTPRSSSSSLPTTPEPTPDNKKPVASKPASDARTAQILENAKREINNRRQNNRRTTSAASAAAQALMKKAPKSSPATSLSKRTDASQDGAPGKTASPRPPHTAPAARSSDRALPSAAISTAMNLAPAVPPMSKTDILWSFYLKSLDERVLKMGELEMTTSKTSFLEKRISKSGASLVDPEKSSQRTTLLSQVARSGGGVTGFRNESANSVLSEKGYYLEWDIPEDVVADLFKKPTTEDTETHAVSNKFKKLFQVKAEDTEKPELLPGSEFLRKVAVITTFGRCLIFVKRNKLQPETNLFFDLEYDINLSQKGTKIKEIVGGRPQDTKEMNFVIETPFKSFIFKCDTSDTTWLPSLTKSVKLNHDRLLLKNKAEDPSGIASRAAQLASPGLASTASFGSEASSTFVRASPKSPSVPKSSSLTKSPSKSSFALSASLNSAGGKQERLFDTFVSSKGKQGKKLAKPVPLSGKLVNGLPTESLLNDNHSMQPDFSAKNGHSIGGNSRVISGKSSRMLARSDRPLRR
- the SDD3 gene encoding Sdd3p (similar to uniprot|Q12496 Saccharomyces cerevisiae YOL098C Hypothetical ORF): MAFNKLVSFQVEYAPQYHLAKYVSPRTRLQLVHINNKASPLVQGYFAVATECPTDSGVPHTLEHLIFMGSKKFPYKGLLDTAGNLCMSSTNAWTATDQTVYTLTSAGWQGFKKLLPVYLDHVLHPTITDDACTTEVYHVDPEDLQEKGVVFSEMEGIESQSWFITMLEKQRQMFPEGSGYRSETGGLTSQLRHLTNEEIRQFHKDMYSPENLCLIICGNVPEDELLSILTQFDETLPEFKGDRRRPFLDSKESQIPVKRTQTIETEIEFPETDESQGEILMSWIAEPYSSHLEDLAVSILMDYFTKTALAPFNSQLVEIDDPYANFADYWTDDFMRTIMNLNFHGVPVKRLGEAKEKVLDILKSHKIDISRIRQVLENGKWDYVMDCEKNGCTLLSQTCITDFLYGDESGEILEQSIKDLKDFDVLSSWTVDEWQNLLKKVFIKNHPVIVLGKPSMELYKRLQDEKEERTKQAEQKLGKKGKEMLKERLEEAIRHNSVEVPSDLLREFVIEEPEKSVDFISTEGVSTVSSTKEVTESPLAQRILKSKPENFPFFLRLEQFPSQFIELRVLLNSAKVKDVTLLPLYHVICELFSMPMKAEDGSIISFESVVSALKSETVDSQISLGPSRSFPDLLEIQISCKNADYENAVKWIKHCLFDMVFDEKRVRVLLEKYLSSIVEIKREGESMVRSLFDRHFYTARTMKKSTDALFVEEIIEDILDDIDDGKFKKEVLPQLNAMRDQMVADLHSYHILIFGDIEKLNNVYEPWLPVAARASKGKSAITDVPPVPRLIDCLSPLGNHPKGVAHIITTPASESSYMTTATKLDLGNDYSHPDYATLCLAAEYLECVEGPFWKGIRGSGLAYGANIVKMSESDAIGFSVYRGADVIECYKTARNIVNDYASGKCDIEPQLLQGAMSSIINGIATAESDYFSAALMKYIDDYCRKRGPDFNQAFLQRLGMVTVSDIQAALAKYFTSIFDANTSSVFISCHPGKLETIQAFLEKEGYKVIVEELEDESDEDSEAESDEDSEAESDEVSTNESE
- the SLD5 gene encoding DNA replication protein SLD5 (similar to uniprot|Q6Q558 Saccharomyces cerevisiae YDR489W SLD5 Subunit of the GINS complex (Sld5p Psf1p Psf2p Psf3p) which binds to DNA replication origins and facilitates assembly of the DNA replication machinery), with translation MNIDIDDILADLDRDTTAVDQTLTSQGQNDTTVFGSDVPGSDKAGGAAVSPVRDFEALMTHWRNERLSPELLPYPHALMARMLRRVQEQLEHIECISMGYLETLGEEDNDAAGDSGSNSNVLNKLPLLCMEADLERLKFVLRSYVRCRLAKVDKYSLYLRQLAQDNERMVPLSGLLSRQELEYHERHSAILLKLLNNTILRHMPPELQAVDDNEGSVKMVEEPEWDRFVFVYVRGPSSPRDPDPALEVGPDGQCFYNVMIQGLREEVELTVGGIYVMRYNVVRELIMEGKVELI